A genomic window from Motacilla alba alba isolate MOTALB_02 chromosome 2, Motacilla_alba_V1.0_pri, whole genome shotgun sequence includes:
- the LOC119697416 gene encoding D-threo-3-hydroxyaspartate dehydratase-like — protein MDGHTDSSWLGAPLEQLPTPALTLDQATLRGNAERMRERCRALGLRLRPHVKTHKTLEGAVLATGGTRRGIVVSTLAEARFFAAGGFDDILYAFPVPRWRLAECSALAQRLQEFQVLLDSPQGLEMLLQNPLPGGKRWLVWLKLDCGNGRAGIRPTDPEALALARAIAQGSPELVTLVGVYAHCGNTYGCRDIAAIQAIARDTTAAVLEFVTALRQAGIPCPQATIGSTPSCSHPVPEMSQLTEVHPGNYLFYDLQQTQLGSCRPEEVAIRVLTRVIGHYPHRGQLLVDCGWAALSLHGRDQGPPGCAAIEGHPQLRLVGLTQEHGQVEAVDGQLDFEQFPLGSTLALIPFHACATAAMHPVYFVHAAGKVVELWRPVRGW, from the exons ATggacggacacacggacag CTCGTGGCTGGGAGcccccctggagcagctgcccacCCCGGCGCTGACCCTGGACCAGGCCACGCTGCGCGGGAACGCCGAGAGGATGCGGGAGCGCTGCCGGGCGCTGGGGCTGCGCCTGCGCCCCCACgtcaaaacacacaaaaccct GGAAGGGGCGGTCCTGGCGACGGGCGGGACCCGCCGTGGCATCGTGGTGTCCACGCTGGCCGAGGCTCGCTTCTTCGCGGCCGGGGGCTTCGATGACATCCTCTACGCCTTCCCGGTGCCGCGCTGGCGCCTGGCCGAGTGCTCGGCGCTGGCGCAGCGCCTGCAGGAATTCCAGGTGCTCCTGGACAGCCCCCAGGggctggagatgctgctccAGAACCCCCTTCCCGGCGGGAAGCGCTGGCTGGTCTGGCTCAAGCTGGACTGCGGGAATGGCCGGG ccgGGATTCGTCCCACGGATCCCGAGGCGCTGGCCCTGGCTCGGGCCATCGCGCAGGGCTCCCCGGAGCTGGTGACACTGGTGGGGGTCTACGCCCACTGCGGGAACACCTACGGCTGTCGCGACATCGCGGCCATCCAGGCCATCGCCAGGGACACCACGGCCGCCGTGCTGGAATTCGTCACCGC gctgcGGCAGGCGGGGATCCCGTGTCCCCAGGCCACCATCGGCTCCACCCCGTCCTGCAGCCACCCGGTGCCGGAGATGTCGCAGCTCACCGAGGTGCACCCGGGCAATTACCTCTTCTACG ACCTGCAGCAGACCCAGCTGGGCTCGTGCCGGCCCGAGGAGGTGGCGATCCGCGTCCTCACCAGGGTCATCGGGCACTATCCCCACCGCGGGCAGCTGCTGGTGGACTGCGGCTGGGCCGCCCTGAGCCTGCACGGCCGCGACCAGGGACCCCCGGGCTGTGCCGCCATCGAGGGCCACCCCCAGCTCAG GCTGGTGGGGCTGACGCAGGAGCACGGGCAGGTGGAGGCCGTGGATGGGCAGCTGGATTTCGAGCAGTTCCCGCTGGGAAGCACCTTGGCGCTCATCCCGTTCCAC GCCTGCGCCACGGCCGCCATGCACCCCGTGTACTTCGTGCACGCCGCCGGCAAGGTGGTGGAGCTCTGGCGGCCCGTGCGCGGCTGGtag
- the NBEAL2 gene encoding neurobeachin-like protein 2, translated as MDFQPGTFWVPCPWNWPRAAWDGSIPFPALELHRPPLVSLQAVEGDHSSFPVRPIRNEQPLLILLAWLPALECRDLQVFLSAWLRRLCEASLPSRLTCVKAGMVGSLLGALATEPALPSACSQNLLELLHSLGSLSIRPGELRQLLRLLRRERGRGPHPYVAPVIRALSGMARGEGPPRALQSFDLSPGMAGIMVPTIQKWPGGAFAFHAWLCLSEEEPEPPARPKRRQLYSFFTAGGTGFEAFFTAGGVLVVAVCTKKDYMTVALPEFAFNDSAWHCVDIVHVAGRRPFGQNIVSIYADGHLRKTAQLRFPSLHESFTSCCIGSAGHRTTTTAATAASHPPAPHGPELVFTQHPVLGRSQSVPATLSPHSWTPTQLPTEGVVATTAAGSQDTEWGSPTSLEGHLGSVAIFCEALQQAQVKALFCAGPNVPSPFALEGDLVELSSKLLLYYTPQACRNNICLDLSPSHGLDGRLTGHKVVNWDIKDVVNCVGGMGVLLPLLEQVVSKTEEPEDEQETNDLVGPELTSSRNAQGMLIPLGKSSESRLERNSVAAFLLLVKNFLRNHAVNQESLVQCHGPAIIGALLHKVPGTLLDMSTLMASQILMEQVASEGSGLLLHLLYQHLLFDFRIWSNSDFAVRLGHIQYLASVVKDHKQRIRKKYGVQFILDSIRTYYGEKTTATDDIRTVQTSLFSLVKDFFCRSFSGEEMQSLLNYLAGAQDEQQVCGALEVIHSLLKGSPAQEQLFAFLFEPGHVELLFSLLVQKRFSDEVRERVFKVLYKMLKYEKVPERSKSRLKLKDIGYHGLVSYLGDIPGSMLLFRCLSEQVLGADPPNYKDLVAVVYLSHRAELSIRLDICRKLFHLIYAQQDLVKQLARLAGWQDTLTKLYVKESYECRQHSLSAAGCPELLRLSEPSGKDRMSPPPAELQELDVFLPLGYEASDQELSEGFSDLSISPSGRTKSFHSYNFKSFDSSDRASRSSSNPGDGAPFDGVYHPLSPFSTSPFDLGLDLASTSSVATAESGTQTPASGPGTPSPLESFKPFPGMRARKSSSLSNVLDESSYQDVLPSDNVSNTSNPQQTPEEELCNLLTNIIFSVTWRGVEGWDEAAWRERGQVFSVLTKLGTACELVRPPDEIKRSLLEMMLESALTDLKESGPAALPGLTHNALKLLRLLQDFLFSEGHNNQALWSEKIYEGVSSLLDKLGVWHHLANGTSDLKEMAQTGLRVLVGYILLQDPQLHSLAYVKLHSLLQTTSAPRRDEACYLLGKLETPLRRSLDSRSEAFSWLVPIIRTLMDQCYETLQLQQFLPSLPPTNGSPTFYEDFQLFCSTPEWRGFIEKHVQPTMAQFEMDTFARSHDLMSNFWNACYDAMMSSSQRREQEKAASRKLFQELVLEPAAKRCKAENARHANVLKQANNHHSTVLKQWRSLCRLLTSPRSAWADRNPPEVRWKLSSAETYSRMRLKLVPNLNFDQHLEASALRDNLGADHLQNPAESLPLAMAKEAKVSEMEDDQLAEEDLPVLDNQAEPKEQNQREKLVVSEDCELITTVAVVPGRLEVTTQHVYFYDGSSEKEETEGGIGYDFKRPLSHLREVHLRRYNLRRSALELFFIDQANYFLNFRKKVRNKVYSCILGLRPPSQTYFGSRSPQELLKASGLTQKWVLREISNFEYLMQLNTIAGRTYNDLSQYPVFPWILRDYVSETLDLTNPAVFRDLSKPIGVANERHARDVKEKYESFEDPTGTVDKFHYGTHYSNAAGVMHYLIRTEPFTTLHIQLQSGRFDCSDRQFHSVPAAWQARMENPVDVKELIPEFFYFPEFLENQNGFDLGCLQLSNEKVGDVVLPRWARSREDFIQQHRKALESEYVSAHLHEWIDLIFGYKQRGPAAVEALNVFYYCTYEGAVDLDAITDETQRKALEGIISNFGQTPCQLLKEPHPARLSAESAARRLAALDTRSPNVFENLGQLKSFFVEGISDGVALVQAVVPKNQAHSFITQGSPDILVTVSANGLLGTHNWLPYDKNISNYFSFTKDPTVTNAKTQRFLQGPFAPGADLSSRTLAVSPDGKLLFSGGHWDNSLRVTSLAKGKVVGHITRHIDVVTCLSLDLCGIYLISGSRDTTCMVWQVLQQGGFSSGLAPKPVQVLYGHDAEVTCVAISTELDMAVSGSKDGTIITHTVRRGLFIRSLRPPGESCPPAVLSHLAVGPEGQVVAQTAVGQPSCSKERFALHLYSVNGKLLSSVPLDREVTAMCLTEDFVVLGTSECGLEIRELQSLRAAVPPVPMRVPVRSVSVTKEKSHILVGLEDGKLIVVGAGQPAEVRPGQFHRRLWRSTRRISQVSAGETEYNPAEGRA; from the exons ATGGATTTCCAGCCTGGAACGTTCTGGGTTCCCTGTCCATGGAACTGG CCCAGGGCGGCCTGGGATGGAtccatccccttcccagcactggagctgcacCGACCCCCTcttgtgtccctgcaggcagtGGAGGGTGaccacagctccttcccagtGCGTCCCATCCGCAatgagcagcccctgctgatcctgctggcctggctgccGGCGCTGGAATGCCGGGATCTCCAGGTGTTCCTGTCGGCGTGGCTGCGGCGGCTCTGCGAGGCCTCCCTGCCCAGCCGCCTCACCTGCGTCAAGGCGGGCATGGTGGGCTCCCTGCTGGGCGCCCTGGCCACCGAGCCGGCGCTTCCCAGCGCCTGCTCCCAGaacctgctggagctgctgcactccTTGGGCAGCCTCTCCATCCGGCCCGGGGAGCTGCGGCAGCTCCTGCGGCTGCTGCGGcgcgagcggggccgggggccgcATCCCTACGTGGCTCCGGTCATCCGGGCGCTGTCCGGCATGGCCAGGGGCGAGGGGCCTCCCCGGGCACTGCAGAGCTTCGACCTGAGCCCCGGCATGGCCGGGATCATGGTGCCCACCATCCAGAAGTGGCCCGGCGGCGCCTTCGCCTTCCACgcctggctgtgcctgagcGAGGAGGAGCCGGAGCCGCCGGCGAGGCCGAAGAGGAGGCAGCTCTACAG CTTCTTCACGGCGGGCGGGACGGGCTTCGAGGCGTTCTTCACCGCGGGCGGCGTGCTGGTGGTGGCCGTGTGCACCAAGAAGGACTACATGACGGTGGCACTGCCCGAGTTTGCCTTCAACGACTCTGCTTGG CACTGCGTTGACATCGTCCACGTGGCCGGCCGCCGGCCCTTCGGTCAGAACATCGTCAGCATCTACGCCGACGGGCACCTGCGGAAAACGGCGCAGCTCCGCTTCCCCTCCCTCCACGAG tccttcacctcctgctgcATCGGCTCCGCGGGCCACCGGACCACCACGACGGCGGCCACCGCTGCCAGCCACCCGCCGGCACCCCACGGGCCGGAGCTGGTCTTCACCCAACACCCTGTGCTGGGACgctcccagtctgtccctgccACCCTCAGTCCCCACTCTTGGACCCCCACCCAGCTGCCCACGGAGGGGGTGGTGGCCACCACGGCGGCCGGAAGCCAGGACACGGAGTGGGGCAGCCCCACCTCGCTGGAGGGTCACCTGGGCTCCGTGGCCATCTTCTGCGAGGCTCTGCAGCAAGCCCAGGTCAAGGCTCTCTTCTGTGCAG GACCAAATGTCCCATCCCCGTTCGCACTGGAAGGGGACTTGGTGGAGCTCAGCAGTAAACTCTTGCTGTACTACACCCCCCAG GCCTGCAGGAACAACATCTGCTTGGACCTCTCCCCCAGCCACGGCTTGGACGGGAGGCTGACGGGACACAAGGTGGTCAACTGGGACATCAAG gACGTGGTCAACTGTGTGGGTGGCATGGGggtgctcctgcccctgctcgAGCAAGTGGTGTCCAAGACGGAGGAGCCCGAGGATGAGCAGGAGACCAATGACCTGGTGGGGCCGGAGCTGACATCCTCCAGGAACGCCCAGGGCATGCTCATCCCACTGGGAAAGTCCTCAG agagcaggctggagaggaacaGCGTGGCcgccttcctgctgctggtgaaGAACTTCCTGCGGAACCACGCCGTGAACCAGGAGAGCCTGGTGCAGTGCCACGGGCCCGCCATCATCGGGGCGCTGCTGCACAAG GTCCCTGGCACGCTGCTGGACATGAGCACCTTGATGGCCTCGCAGATCCTCATGGAGCAGGTGGCGTCTGAGGGCAGcgggctcctgctgcacctgctcTACCAGCACCTCCTCTTCGACTTCCGCATCTGGAGCAACAGCGACTTCGCCGTGCGCCTAG GTCACATCCAGTACCTGGCCAGCGTGGTCAAGGACCACAAGCAGCGCATCCGCAAGAAGTACGGGGTGCAGTTCATCCTGGACTCCATCCGGACCTACTACGG GGAGAAGACCACGGCCACCGATGACATCAGGACAGTGCAGACGTCCCTCTTCAGCCTGGTGAAGGATTTCTTCTGCAGGAGCTTCTCCGGGGAGGAGATGCAGAGCTTGCTGAACTACCTGGCAGGGGCACAGGATGAGCAGCAG GTCTGTGGGGCGCTGGAGGTGATCCACAGCCTGCTGAagggctccccagcccaggagcagctcttcgCCTTCCTCTTCGAGCCGGGCCATGTGgagctgctcttctccctgctggTGCAGAAGAGGTTCTCGGATGAAGTGAGGGAAAGGGTCTTCAAG GTCCTCTACAAGATGCTGAAGTACGAGAAGGTCCCCGAGCGCAGCAAGAGCCGCCTGAAGCTGAAGGACATCGGGTACCACGGGCTCGTCTCCTACCTCGGTGACATTCCCGGCTCCATGCTGCTCTTCCGCTGCCTCTCGGAGCAGGTCCTGGGGGCAG ACCCTCCCAACTACAAGGACCTGGTGGCCGTGGTGTACCTGTCCCACCGGGCTGAGCTGAGCATCCGACTCGACATCTGCCGCAag ctcttccaCCTGATCTATGCGCAGCAGGACCTGGTGAAGCagctggccaggctggctggctggcaggaCACGCTCACCAAGCTCTACGTGAAGGAGTCCTACGAGTGCcgccagcacagcctgagcgCCGCGGGCTGCCCGGAGCTGCTGCGCCTCTCCGAGCCCTCGGGCAAGGACAGGATGAGCCCGCCGCCCGCCGAGCTCCAGGAGCTCGATGTCTTCCTCCCGCTGGGATACGAGGCCTCGGACCAGGAGCTCTCTGAGGGCTTCTCTGACCTCTCCATCTCCCCGAGCGGCCGCACCAAGTCCTTCCACTCCTACAACTTCAAGTCCTTCGACTCCTCGGACCGCGCCAGCCGCTCGTCCTCCAACCCCGGGGACGGTGCCCCCTTCGACGGCGTCTACCACCCGCTGTCCCCCTTCTCCACCTCGCCCTTCGACCTGGGGCTGGACCTGGCCAGCACCAGCTCCGTGGCCACGGCCGAGAGCGGCACCCAGACCCCGGCCAGCGGCCCCGGCACCCCCTCACCCCTGGAGAGCTTCAAGCCCTTCCCGGGAATGCGAGCGCGCAAGAGCTCCAGCCTGTCCAACGTGCTGGATGAGAGCAGCTACCAGGACGTGCTGCCCAGCGACAACGTCTCCAACACCAGCAacccccag CAAACCCCCGAGGAGGAGCTGTGCAACCTCCTGACCAACATCATCTTCTCGGTGACGTGGCGCGGGGTCGAGGGCTGGGACGAGGCGGCCTGGAGGGAGCGCGGCCAGGTCTTCTCCGTGCTCACCAAGCTGGGCACGGCCTGCGAGCTGGTGCGGCCCCCGGACGAGATCAAGCGCAG cctgCTGGAGATGATGCTGGAGTCGGCGCTGACCGACCTGAAGGAGTCGGGTccggccgcgctgcccgggCTCACCCACAACGCCCTGAAGCTGCTGCGGCTGCTCCAGGATTTCCTCTTCTCCGAGGGACACAACAACCAGGCCCTGTGGAGCGAGAAG ATCTACGAGGGGGTCAGCAGCCTGCTGGACAAGCTGGGCGTGTGGCACCACCTGGCCAACGGCACCTCCGACCTCAAGGAGATGGCGCAGACGGGGCTGCGGGTGCTCGTCGGGTACATCCTGCTGCAGGACCCCCAG ctgCACTCGCTGGCCTACGTGAAgctgcacagcctcctgcagacCACGTCGGCCCCGCGCAGGGACGAGGCCTGCTACCTGCTGGGGAAGCTGGAGACGCCCCTGCGGCGCTCCCTGGATTCCAGGTCGGAGGCCTTCTCCTGGTTGGTGCCCATCATCCGCACGCTGATGGATCAGTGCTACGAGacgctgcagctgcagcagttcctgCCCTCGCTGCCCCCCACCAATGGCAGCCCCACCTTCTACGAGGAtttccagctcttctgcagcaccCCAGAGTGGAGGGGCTTCATCGAGAAGCAC GTGCAGCCCACCATGGCCCAGTTTGAGATGGACACGTTTGCCAGGAGCCACGACCTGATGTCCAATTTCTGGAACGCCTGTTACGATGCCATGATGAGCAGCTCGCAGCGCCGGGAGCAGGAGAAGGCGGCCAGCCGCAAGTTGTTCCAG gagctggtgctggagccGGCGGCGAAGCGCTGCAAGGCGGAGAACGCCCGGCACGCCAACGTCCTCAAGCAGGCCAACAACCACCACAGCACCGTGCTCAAGCAGTGGCGGTCCCTGTGCCGCCTGCTCACCTCGCCCCGCTCCGCCTGGGCCGACCG GAACCCACCGGAGGTTCGCTGGAAGCTGTCAAGTGCTGAGACCTACTCCAGGATGAGGCTGAAGCTGGTGCCCAACCTCAATTTCGACCAACACTTGGAGGCCAGCGCCCTACGGGACAATCTGG GAGCTGACCACCTGCAGAACCCCGCCGAGTCCCTCCCGCTCGCCATGGCCAAGGAGGCCAAGGTGAGCGAGATGGAGGATGACCAGCTGGCCGAGGAAGACCTCCCTGTCCTGGACAACCA GGCTGAGCCCAAGGAGCAGAACCAGCGGGAGAAGCTGGTGGTGTCGGAGGACTGCGAGCTCATCACGACGGTGGCCGTGGTCCCCGGGCGCCTGGAGGTGACAACCCAGCACGTTTATTTCTACGACGGCAGCAGCGAGAAGGAGGAGACGGAGGGAG GGATCGGCTACGACTTCAAGCGCCCCTTGTCCCACCTGCGCGAGGTCCACCTGCGCCGCTACAACCTGCGCCGCTCCGCCCTCGAGCTCTTCTTCATCGACCAGGCCAACTACTTCCTCAACTTCAGAAAGAAG GTGAGGAACAAGGTGTATTCCTGCATCCTCGGCCTGCGCCCCCCCAGCCAGACCTACTTTGGCAGCCGgtccccccaggagctgctcaaaGCCTCGGGGCTCACGCAG aAATGGGTCCTGCGGGAGATCTCCAACTTCGAGTACCTCATGCAGCTGAACACCATCGCGGGGCGCACCTACAACGACCTGTCCCAGTACCCCGTG TTCCCCTGGATCCTGCGGGATTACGTCTCGGAGACCCTGGACCTCACCAACCCGGCCGTGTTCCGGGACCTGTCCAAGCCCATCGGGGTGGCCAACGAGCGGCACGCCCGCGACGTCAAGGAGAA GTACGAGAGCTTCGAGGACCCCACGGGCACGGTGGACAAGTTCCACTACGGCACTCACTACTCCAACGCCGCCGGGGTCATGCACTACCTGATCCGCACCGAGCCCTTCACCACGCTCCACATCCAGCTGCAGAGCGGCAG GTTTGACTGCTCGGACCGGCAGTTCCACTCGGTGCCGGCGGCGTGGCAAGCCCGCATGGAGAACCCGGTGGATGTCAAGGAGCTCATCCCGGAGTTCTTCTACTTCCCGGAGTTCCTGGAGAACCAGAACG GCTTTGACCtgggctgcctccagctctccAATGAGAAGGTGGGGGACGTGGTGCTGCCGCGGTGGGCACGCTCCCGCGAGGACTTCATCCAGCAGCACCGCAAAGCCCTG GAGTCGGAATATGTCTCCGCCCACCTCCACGAGTGGATCGACCTCATTTTTGGGTACAAGCAGCGTGGCCCGGCCGCCGTGGAGGCCCTCAACGTCTTCTACTACTGCACCTACGAGG GGGCCGTGGACCTGGACGCCATCACCGACGAGACGCAGCGCAAGGCCCTGGAGGGCATCATCAGCAACTTCGGGCAGacgccctgccagctgctcaaG GAGCCGCACCCCGCCCGGCTGTCGGCGGAGAGCGCCGCCCGCAGGCTGGCCGCCCTCGACACCCGCTCCCCCAATGTCTTTGAGAACCTGGGCCAGCTCAAGTCCTTCTTTGTGGAG GGCATCAGCGATGGGGTGGCCCTGGTGCAGGCCGTGGTCCCCAAGAACCAAGCGCACTCCTTCATCACTCAGGGATCCCCCGACATCCTG gtCACCGTGAGTGCCAACGGCTTGCTGGGGACCCATAACTGGCTGCCCTACGACAAGAACATCTCCAACTACTTCAGCTTCACCAAAGACCCCACTGTCACCAACGCCAA GACCCAGCGCTTCCTGCAGGGCCCCTTCGCCCCCGGGGCCGACCTGAGCTCCCGCACGCTGGCCGTGTCCCCCGACGGGAAGCTGCTCTTCAGcgggggacactgggacaaCAGCCTCCGTGTCACCTCGCTGGCCAAAGGCAAGGTCGTGGGGCACATCACCCGGCACATAG ATGTTGTCACCTGCCTGTCACTCGACCTCTGTGGCATCTACCTCATTTCTGGCTCACGGGACACCACCTGCATGGTGTGGCAGGTCCTACAGCAG GGTGGCTTTTCCAGCGGCTTGGCTCCCAAACCCGTCCAGGTTCTGTACGGCCATGACGCCGAGGTGACGTGCGTGGCCATCAGCACCGAGCTGGACATGGCCGTGTCCGGCTCCAAG gaCGGCACCATCATCACCCACACCGTGCGCCGGGGTCTCTTCATCCGCTCCCTGCGGCCGCCCGGCGAGAGCTGTCCCCCCGCCGTGCTGTCCCACCTGGCCGTGGGGCCCGAGGGGCAGGTGGTGGCCCAAACCGCCGTGGGGCAGCCCTCCTGCTCCAAG GAGAGGTTCGCGCTGCACCTGTACTCGGTGAACGGGAAGCTCCTGTCCTCCGTCCCGCTGGACCGGGAGGTGACAGCCATGTGCCTGACCGAGGACTTCGTGGTGCTGGGGACCTCGGAGTGCGGGCTGGAGATCCGTGAGCTCCAGAG CCTCAGGGCAGCCGTGCCCCCCGTGCCCATGCGGGTGCCCGTGCGCAGCGTGTCCGTCACCAAGGAGAAGAGCCACATCCTGGTGGGGCTGGAGGATGGAAAACTCATCGTGGTGGGCGCTGGGCAGCCCGCGGAG GTGCGGCCGGGCCAGTTCCACCGGCGGCTGTGGCGTTCCACGCGGCGCATCTCCCAGGTGTCGGCCGGAGAGACGGAATACAACCCCGCCGAGGGCAGGGCCTAG